From Scomber scombrus chromosome 9, fScoSco1.1, whole genome shotgun sequence, one genomic window encodes:
- the atrx gene encoding transcriptional regulator ATRX isoform X2 yields the protein MSLASSESNLDQMAENAQEPGSSTETMKSSSSHNKRKPTTVAKHTGLNESDTSAESENEGATSGNPSDSNTGSASKGTLVIRPAGNENKGAMKLRVDFKQKQKDDTLVNCTACGKQVNQFQRNSVYEHPALKVLICKSCYKYYTSDDISRDSDGMDEQCRWCAEGGKLICCDYCNNAFCKKCILRNLGRRELSTITDENSKWHCYVCRSDPLLDLVSKCHGVIEKQNHETHEKLKQRKTDKTEERESKRHENKTVKEHKAVVNGKEHTEGSGTMTFSYKKLQLPKELIKKAKNLVETTTGLNNTFIQFIQQTAEEQGDKAIRYRHLKAFKAVLADLKKAHTALEAALEPEFKNMELQNGNEGQHIVKKSTIAAPPAENDHVDNAANKADAVAGAEADAVAEADAGAEADADAEADAVAEADAGAEAGASAEAGASAGAEADAVAEADAVAEADAGAEADAGAEADAGADAIEEAGASDEVDAPEEADAADEANTFDEAEATEEVDAAVEEQGMKQDVDNNQVSNVAEMRDNQTETDVTKKTIKTEVCDELMSPGEMSLDHDIMSVPPSVPEELFQMVESLADPATLSQTPDTNPAKVVDADKKSNGTSSDSPRPQPKVKNLIVKLTPVPVVTTCGSRSSRSKNKEKDGETVKKCKKEKKDDASDTVDGTESPPPSRRSSRVKTTPLRKQAENKGKEDSSESESEEDHKGKSKSSKKSSSTKKEDRKQSKTSLSEKKTEDSDSDEVPNILLKKAAEGHSSDEEQGSTSAKKRLFKVNNTSSHDTDKASKRKRESESSESDKGKKSSKKKKQTGSASSNSDSDQEKETKSKVGTAKRRSTRVKKQNEAKEEEKDSPERKGSSRKRSYEKKRKGKSPKGVSKLQSSSSEDEEEQQAEGDSGEDSDEQKIKPIVEENVAGGNGNFHQSSGDEMDGKEVSQVFEDDDDDDPENRIAKKMLLAQIKSNFSSGAESSSDNEDADKDDKSSMKVKKEEDDDDEEQQDDDDSDDSGSDVEVKKHGRRHKLLKHKLSLSEGESGDEKATSKDKKNKGGKKKAGRRVDSDDSADSNFEKSESSAESSAESSAESGISEELSESDNDGKRKTRAAKKKDEEKRSYKQKKKRRRIKVQDSSSSNEKSGAEDDGEKDGDDRKGRKKIRKILKDDKLRMETRDALKEEEDRRKRIAEREALRKKLRETIVVEESSQVACPITTKLVLDEDEETKEPLVQVHRNLVTKLKPHQVDGVQFMWDCCCESVKKMEKSTGSGCILAHCMGLGKTLQVVTFLHTLLLCEKIDFTRALVVCPLNTVLNWLNEFEKWQHGMKDDESLEVIELATVKRPQERGYALQQWHESGGVMIIGYEMYRNLTQGRNIKSKKLKELFQKTLVDPGPDIVICDEGHILKNEASAVSKAMNSIRTRRRVVLTGTPLQNNLIEYHCMVNFIKENLLGSVKEFRNRFVNPIQNGQSADSTLHDVRIMKKRAHILYEMLNGCVQRKDYTALTKFLPPKHEYVLSIRITPIQCKLYRYYLEHFTGVGNAMEGGRGRAGTKLFQDFQMLSRIWTHPWCLQLDYISKENKGFFDEDSMEEFIASETEESSMSLSSEDEKKRKKKKQGKGKRRGSDDSDSDDVEVIKEWNTSSRGNGNGNGLGRNRAEPVEERKSAPRTGSAPGSPTPDWHKEFVTEADAEILEHSGKMTILFEVMRMAEEVEEKVLVFSQSLISLDLIEDFLELACRAKDEEKISPYKGEGKWFRNIDYYRLDGSTNATNRKKWAEEFNDPSNPRGRLFLISTRAGSLGINLVAANRVIIFDASWNPSYDIQSIFRVYRFGQVKTVFVYRFLAQGTMEEKIYERQVTKQSLSFRVVDQQQIERHFTMNELAELYTFEPDMLDDPSAKKSKKATPVLPKDTFLAEMLQSNKEQIACYHEHDSLLDHKEEEALSEEDRKAAWAEYEAEKKGLTMRTNYQTAYGQMDMGASGYMPYNMAALATMTNQQLEDLINQGRQKVIEATNALKSLPREPLEDIIGRVWEENPSLTETQVQSMALGRQASVELELKRREAVYRDVLTRQQTLMMYVQKLITNRKVQEQQLAMANQATYLNQFAMQNGMIGGGGLSQIDLLGLYQQLHGMGSHQAMGKNPGPSKGL from the exons ATGAGTCTGGCCTCTTCTGAATCTAACTTAGACCAAATGGCAGAAAACGCACAGGAG CCTGGTAGCTCAACAGAAACAATGAAGTCCTCCTCTTCTCACAACAAGAG GAAACCCACTACTGTAGCGAAGCACACTGGACTGAATGAATCCGACACCTCAGCAGAGAGTGAAAATGAAGGTGCCACTTCTGGCAATCCTTCAGACAGTAACACGGGCAGTGCATCTAAAG GCACTTTAGTGATAAGGCCAGCTGGGAATGAAAATAAAGGCGCCATGAAGCTCAGAGTGGAtttcaaacagaaacaaaaag ACGATACCCTGGTAAACTGCACAGCTTGTGGAAAACAAGTAAACCAGTTTCAGCGCAACTCAGTGTATGAGCATCCTGCGCTCAAAGTACTTATTTGTAAG TCATGCTACAAGTATTACACAAGTGATGACATCAGCCGAGACTCGGATGGAATGGACGAGCAGTGCAG GTGGTGTGCTGAAGGGGGCAAGCTCATCTGCTGTGACTACTGCAACAACGCTTTCTGCAAGAAGTGCATCCTGCGCAACCTGGGCAGAAGGGAGTTGTCAACCATTACTGATGAGAACTCAAAGTGGCACTGCTATGTCTGTAGGTCAGATCCCCTTCTGGACCTGGTCTCCAAATGCCACGGCGTCATCGAAAAGCAAAATCATGAGACACATGAGAAACTCAAGCAACGGAAAACAGATAAAactgaggaaagagagagcaagagacaCGAGAACAAAACAGTCAAAGAGCACAAAGCAGTTGTTAATGGGAAAGAGCACACCGAAGGCTCAGGGACCATGACGTTCTCCTACAAAAAACTGCAGTTACCCAAAGaacttattaaaaaagcaaaaaacctTGTTGAAACAACCACAGGTCTGAACAATACGTTCATCCAGTTCATCCAACAGACAGCCGAGGAGCAGGGAGACAAAGCTATCAGGTATCGGCATTTGAAAGCCTTCAAGGCCGTACTTGCAGATTTGAAAAAAGCTCACACTGCTTTGGAGGCAGCCTTGGAGCCAGAGTTTAAAAACATGGAGTTACAGAATGGCAATGAAGGGCaacatattgtaaaaaaaagcACTATTGCTGCGCCACCTGCAGAAAACGACCATGTGGATAATGCGGCTAACAAGGCTGATGCCGTTGCCGGTGCTGAAGCTGATGCCGTCGCTGAGGCTGATGCCGGTGCTGaagctgatgctgatgctgaagCTGATGCTGTAGCTGAGGCTGATGCCGGTGCTGAGGCTGGTGCCAGTGCCGAGGCTGGTGCCAGTGCCGGTGCTGAAGCTGATGCCGTCGCTGAGGCTGATGCCGTCGCTGAGGCTGATGCCGGTGCTGAGGCTGATGCCGGTGCTGAAGCTGATGCCGGTGCTGATGCCATTGAGGAGGCTGGCGCTTCTGACGAGGTTGACGCACCTGAAGAGGCTGATGCAGCCGACGAGGCCAATACTTTTGACGAGGCTGAAGCAACTGAGGAGGTTGATGCTGCTGTTGAGGAGCAGGGAATGAAGCAGGACGTGGACAACAATCAGGTGTCAAATGTGGCTGAAATGAGAGACAACCAAACAGAAACTGATGTAAccaaaaagacaattaaaactGAAGTCTGTGATGAGCTAATGTCACCTGGTGAAATGTCCCTCGATCACGACATTATGTCTGTTCCTCCTTCGGTTCCCGAGGAGCTTTTTCAGATGGTGGAGAGTCTTGCGGATCCTGCCACTCTCTCACAGACTCCAGACACCAATCCAGCAAAGGTTGTAGATGCTGATAAAAAGTCAAATGGAACATCATCAGATTCTCCACGTCCGCAGCCCAAGGTGAAGAACCTCATAGTTAAACTGACTCCAGTGCCGGTTGTGACGACATGTGGGTCAAGATCTTCCAGgtccaaaaacaaagaaaaagatggagagacggtgaaaaagtgtaaaaaagagaagaaagatgaCGCTTCTGATACAGTAGATGGAACAGAGAGCCCACCACCAAGCCGTCGCTCTAGTAGAGTGAAGACCACTCCACTGAGGAAGCAGGCTGAGAATAAGGGCAAAGAAGACTCATCCGAATCTGAGTCAGAAGAAGACCATAAGGGCAAGTCCAAGTCCTCCAAGAAATCCAGcagcacaaaaaaagaggaTCGGAAGCAGAGCAAGACCTCTTTGTCAGAGAAAAAGACGGAAGACTCTGATTCAGATGAAGTTCCCAACATCTTGCTAAAGAAAGCTGCAGAAGGCCACAGTTCAGATGAGGAACAGGGAAGCACAAGTGCAAAAAAGCGTTTATTCAAAGTAAACAACACATCTTCACATGATACAGACAAGGCATCCAAACGTAAAAGGGAGTCTGAAAGCTCTGAGTCAGACAAAGGCAAAAAGTCTtccaagaaaaagaaacagactgGCTCAGCCTCCTCCAACTCTGATTCTGACCAAGAGAAGGAGACGAAGAGTAAAGTTGGCACAGCGAAGAGGAGGTCCACCCGTGTGAAGAAACAGAATGaagcaaaagaggaagagaaagactCACCTGAGAGAAAGGGGTCGAGTCGGAAACGGTCTTATGAAAAGAAACGCAAAGGGAAGAGCCCCAAAGGAGTCTCCAAGCTGCAGTCATCCTCCagcgaggatgaggaggagcagcaggctGAAGGTGACTCCGGAGAAGACAGCGACGAGCAAAAGATAAAACCCATTGTGGAAGAGAACGTGGCGGGAGGCAACGGGAATTTTCATCAGTCCTCAG GAGACGAAATGGATGGCAAAGAAGTTTCTCAAGTTTTTgaagatgatgacgatgatgatccTGAGAACAG AATTGCGAAGAAAATGCTTCTTGCCCAAATAAAGTCCAACTTTTCCTCCGGAGCAGAGAGTTCCTCTGATAATGAAGATGCAGACAAAGATGACAAGTCCTCcatgaaagttaaaaaagaggaagatgatgatgacgagGAGCAGCAAG aCGACGATGATTCAGACGACTCTGGTTCTGACGTGGAAGTGAAGAAGCATGGCCGACGCCACAAGTTGCTAAAACATAAACTCTCACTGAGTGAGGGAGAATCAGGAGATGAGAAAGCTACCAgtaaagacaagaaaaacaaggGTGGCAAGAAGAAGGCAGGGCGGAGAG TGGACAGCGATGACTCTGCAGACTCCAACTTTGAGAAGTCAGAGTCCAGTGCAGAGTCAAGTGCAGAGTCCAGTGCAGAGTCGGGGATAAGTGAGGAGCTTAGTGAATCAGACAACGATGGGAAACGAAAGACCAG AGCTGCGAAgaagaaagatgaggagaagagaagttacaagcagaagaagaagcgaCGCAGGATCAAAGTTCAGGATTCATCCTCCAGCAATGAGAAG AGTGGAGCGGAAGATGACGGTGAAAAAGATGGAGATGACCGCAAAGGGCGCAAAAAGATTCGCAAAATCCTGAAGGATGACAAGTTGCGGATGGAGACGAGGGATGCTctgaaagaagaggaggacaggaggaaacgTATTGCGGAGAGAGAGGCGCTTAGGAAGAAACTTCGAGAG ACGATTGTGGTAGAGGAGTCTTCCCAGGTGGCCTGTCCCATCACCACCAAGCTGGTATtggatgaggatgaagagaCCAAGGAGCCACTTGTGCAGGTGCACAGGAACCTCGTCACCAAGCTCAAACCTCACCAGGTTGACG GGGTGCAGTTCATGTGGGACTGCTGCTGTGAATCTGTGAAGAAGATGGAGAAGTCTACTGGCTCCGGCTGCATCCTCGCCCACTGTATGGGACTGGGAAAAACTCTGCAG GTGGTGACATTCCTTCACACTTTGCTGCTTTGTGAGAAGATCGACTTTACCAGGGCGCTGGTGGTTTGTCCCCTGAACACTGTCCTCAATTGGCTCAACGAGTTTGAGAAGTGGCAACATggaatgaaagatgatgaaaGTTTAGAG GTGATTGAGCTGGCCACAGTAAAGAGGCCACAAGAGCGAGGGTATGCCCTCCAGCAATGGCACGAGTCAGGGGGTGTTATGATCATCGGCTACGAGATGTACCGAAACCTGACCCAGGGAAGAAACATCAAGAGCAAGAAGCTCAAAGAGTTGTTTCAGAAGACTCTGGTAGATCCAG GTCCAGACATAGTAATCTGTGATGAAGGTCATATCCTGAAGAACGAGGCGTCTGCTGTGTCCAAAGCAATGAACTCTATCAGGACAAGGAGGAGAGTCGTGCTGACTGGAACGCCTCTGCAAAACAACCTCATCGAAT ACCACTGCATGGTGAACTTCATCAAGGAGAACCTGCTTGGGTCAGTTAAGGAGTTCAGGAATCGCTTCGTCAACCCCATTCAGAATGGTCAGTCTGCCGACTCCACACTACACGATGTCCGCATCATGAAAAAGAGAGCTCACATCCTCTATGAAATGCTGAATGGCTGCGTCCAG AGGAAAGATTACACAGCACTCACCAAGTTCCTGCCCCCCAAACACGAGTACGTGCTGTCGATCAGAATTACTCCAATCCAGTGTAAACTCTACAGATACTATCTGGAGCACTTCACCG GTGTGGGGAATGCTATGGAGGGGGGCCGGGGCCGCGCGGGGACCAAACTCTTCCAGGATTTCCAGATGCTCAGCAGAATCTGGACCCATCCCTGGTGCCTTCAGCTGGACTACATCAGTAAAGAAAACAAG GGTTTCTTTGACGAGGACAGCATGGAAGAATTCATCGCTTCAGAAACCGAAGAATCCTCTATGAGTCTGAGCTCTGAggatgaaaagaagagaaa GAAAAAGAAGCAAGGGAAGGGAAAAAGGAGGGGATCTGATGACTCGGACAGTGATGATGTGGAGGTCATCAAGGAGTGGAACACCAGCTCTCGGGGAAACGGAAACGGAAACGGATTGGGTCGAAACAGGGCAGAGCCTGTAGAGGAGCGTAAGTCTG CTCCACGCACTGGCTCAGCACCTGGGAGCCCCACCCCTGACTGGCACAAGGAGTTTGTCACAGAGGCTGATGCTGAAATCCTGGAACACTCCGGAAAGATGACGATCCTCTTTGAGGTCATGCGCATGGCCGAAGAAGTAGAAGAGAAAGT GTTGGTGTTCAGTCAGTCTCTTATCTCTCTGGACCTGATCGAGGATTTCCTGGAGCTGGCTTGCAGAGCTAAAGACGAAGAAAAGATCTCTCCATACAAAG GTGAAGGCAAGTGGTTCAGGAACATTGACTACTATCGCCTGGATGGCTCCACTAATGCCACCAACAGGAAGAAGTGGGCGGAAGAGTTTAATGACCCCAGTAACCCGAG AGGTCGTTTGTTCCTCATTTCGACTCGAGCTGGCTCCCTCGGCATCAACCTGGTGGCAGCTAACCGGGTCATCATCTTTGACGCCTCCTGGAATCCCTCGTATGACATCCAGAGTATCTTCAGGGTCTACCGCTTTGGTCAGGTTAAGACCGTCTTCGTCTACAGATTCCTGGCTCAG GGTACAATGGAGGAGAAGATTTATGAGCGGCAGGTAACCAAACAATCTCTGTCATTCCGGGTGGTGGACCAGCAGCAGATCGAGAGGCACTTTACAATGAACGAGCTGGCTGAGCTCTACACCTTTGAGCCGGACATGCTGGACGATCCCTCGGCGAAGAAGAGCAAGAAAGCCACGCCTGTGCTCCCTAag GATACCTTCCTGGCCGAGATGCTGCAGTCCAATAAGGAACAGATTGCGTGTTATCACGAACACGACTCCCTGCTGGACCACAAGGAGGAGGAAGCCCTAAGCGAGGAGGATCGCAAGGCTGCCTGGGCCGAGTACGAAGCAGAGAAGAAG GGTCTGACCATGAGGACCAACTACCAGACAGCGTACGGACAGATGGACATGGGCGCCTCGGGCTACATGCCCTACAACATGGCGGCTTTGGCCACCATGACCAACCAGCAGCTGGAG GACCTTATAAACCAGGGGCGGCAGAAGGTCATTGAAGCAACAAATGCATTGAAGAGTTTACCGCGGGAGCCACTTGAAGACATTATTGGCAGAGTG TGGGAGGAGAACCCTTCACTGACAGAAACCCAGGTCCAGTCCATGGCTCTGGGACGACAGGCCAGTGTGGAGCTGGAGCTCAAACGTAGGGAGGCCGTTTACAGGGACGTTCTCACCAGGCAGCAGACG CTGATGATGTACGTGCAAAAGCTGATCACCAACAGGAAGGTCCAGGAGCAGCAGCTGGCTATGGCTAACCAGGCCACCTACCTGAACCAGTTTGCCATGCAGAACGGCATGATCGGAGGTGGCGGGCTCAGCCAGATCGACCTGCTGGGGCTTTACCAACAGCTCCACGGGATGGGCTCCCACCAAGCCATGGGCAAGAACCCTGGGCCCTCCAAGGGCTTGTAG